CCTGTTGCACTTTCTGAAAACATATTAAAACACATAACAATCTTTGGGATGAATTTCTTTCAGCTTTATGATTTTCTTTCCTCCAATATCCTTATGCCATTAGGAGGCTTTTTCCTCTGTATCTTTGTAGGATATGTTTGGAACAAACAAATGGTAATGCATGCTATTTCAAATGGAGGGACTTTACATAATCAAGGTCTTATCAAACTTCTTTTGTTTCAATGTAGATATGTTACTCCTGTTATTATTCTTATAATTATGCTACATGGGTTCAATTTATTTGCATATATATTTAATTAAATGTACAGAAATAACCAAGTAAAAATATTCTTATAGCTTAAAAAGAATATTTTTACTTGGTTTTGCTATTTTAACTTACTTATTAAGTAAACTATAAAAAAATCAGCTTTCCATAGTTAATGGTATTACTCCACTGAATATTTACAGAATTAATACCAATAGAAGCCCAATGCTTTTTAAGCATACCTGCATGCCCATAAAAAAAACCTTTACAAAAAGATGGTAAACAAACAGAAGATGGAGATTGACCAATTTGTTTTACTTTCTCATAAATAAGATGAAATAATGCTTCCCCCTGAATCATACTTCCTAATGCAGGATGTCTTGGCCCTGCTAAAATGGAAGCTTCCAATGTATCTTCAGGGGCTAAACTTAACCGAATAACAGGGATCTTTTTAGACCACGCCCTTACTAATCCCTTGCCCAATATTTTTACTGTTGTATTAATATCCCATGGCTGATATAAGCCCTTTCTCCATATATCAGCAAGTTGTGTACCATCAACAACTAAACATGGATAAAACCTTAAGCATGCAGGATTTTGTTCCAAAGATTGTTCAACGTCATTAAGAAAAACTTCTGCTGTACTTCCAGGCATTCCAGGAAGTAATTGGATTCCTAACCTAAGACCAGCAGATAATATGTTATAACATCCTTCTTTAATAATATGTTGTGTATAACCACGCCGTACAAGACTTAATGCTATATTTGAAAAACTTTGTACTCCAAGTTCAATAAGATTGATACCTGCAGCTTTAAGTTTAGTAAGTATTGCTGGGCTTACTGCATCTGGTCTAGTAGAACATCTTGCACCAGATATAAGCCCTTCTGCAAGACACTGCTTTACCATATTTAAACATAGTTGCATGCTAGCTGTAGGTAGTAATGTGAATGTTCCACCATAAAAAGCAATCTCAGGAAGTAATTTTTCACTAGAAAATGTATTTTTTTCTTTTTTCAAGCGAGTAAAAAGGTTGGCAAGGTTATCAGAAAGAGATATCTTGCTTCCTCCATATCCTAAGCCTGTTTGTTTATCTTGAGCACAGAATATACATCGATGTGGACATCCTTCAAATGGTAAAAAAATAGGTATAATACGATTATACTTTTTTTCCCCTAATACTCCAAGTTGGAAGGAATATGTTTTTATATTAGTATACATACAAATATAGCTCCAAGCATATATTAATAGTATATCCTAATTATAACTAGGTATAAAGAGAACATTTATGAGTATGTCAAATCAAACAGATTGCATTTTTTGTAATATCATACAAAAAAAAATACCCTGTGTTTCCATTTATAACTCTGATAACTTTATTGCATTGTTAGATATAAATCCTGTGAATAAAGGACATACACTTATTGTTCCAACACAACATGTAGAAACAATGTTTGATATAGACCCATCACTAGGGACAGATTTGCTTAGTATTATGCAACATATTGGCCCTGCCATTATGAAAGCGACAAATGCTGAGGGAGTCAATGTAATACAAAATAACTATGTGGCTGCTGGTCAAGAAGTTCCTCATCTTCACTGGCATATTATACCACGCTTTATAGGAGATTCACGTATACGCTGGGAAAAAGGAAAATATAAAAATCATCAAGAAATGATAGATATTGCTACAAATATTAATTCCATAATTTATAATGATTATTCATAAGCAATATCCTATTTATTGTCATACAATCATTCTTCTATCAATTCAACTTCTAGCCTACTCTTTCTGGAGAAGATATGAACAATGTACTAACTAAAGTAGATATCATTGATGCTATTTATGAAAAAATAAATAACAACAAAGCTGATATTAAAAATATTGTAGAAACTCTGTTATCTATCATGAAACAAGCCATTAAAACAGATAATACATTACTTATTAGTGGTTTTGGGAAATTTGAAGCTTATAGTAAACATACCCGTAAAGGTAGAAATCCACAAACAGATGAAGCTATTACTCTACCATCTAGGAAAGTCATTGTTTTTCGATTGTCAAAAAAATTTCGTACAGAACTTAATAAACTGTAGCATTCTATTTGTAAGAATAGAAGAAGTATAATAAATACATTATAATTCAAAAATAACTAGATTTAATTAATAAACTATAAAATAACTATGTAAGTTTGTAGCTTTCCAAGCTAAAAAGGAGGGTTTGATATTTCATAATTTTTATTAACTAGCTTTTTTTAATGCTACAAAAAATCGTTTTTCACCTCCTATAGAATATGGGTATGTTGTTTGGATATACCAACAACTATCTATATTCTTAGGAATATCATTTAAAAGTAGAACAATAACTCCTTTAAAAGATATCTTTTTTTCTATTAACTTAAGAAGAGCCTGCCATGGCATAAAGGCACGGCTTACAATTAATGCAACATCAGACAAACAGTTTGCTAACATAAATTCCTCTACACGACCACAATAAACATATGTTTGTGTAAGAGGATATTGTGCTAATAGTGTTTTAAGAAAAATTGCACGTTTTTCTCGAGACTCCACAAGCCAGTAAGAACCTTCTTTCCATATAATTCTAAGAGGGATACCAGGTAGACCAGCACCAGAACCAAAATCCCAACAAAGAGGATCTGTAGGTAGACTTAGGGAACGAATAAATATTGCCAGATGAAAACTATCTATAATAAGATTTGAACATATTGTTTTCCAAGTTGTAAATCCTACAAGGTTCATAACCTTATTCCATTTCGTCAATAAACAAAGATAACCTCTTAATGATTCAATCTCTTGATCTGAAAGGGAAAAACCTAACTGTAAACAATACTGTCTTATTTCTGTTAATGGAACTAAAGAACTGATTGGCAAAAAACTATTCCTTTATCTATCTAATATTTTTACTTAACAAAGTACAACATGTAACCACTATTTGAGTAGTACTGATAAGATAATACTATATTATAAAATTATTGTTTAATTATTATTAGAAAATAGCTTATTATGACTTTTAAAAAACTTAATAGAAATATAGATTATTAATATATCTTATTGATTCTTTAACTAACCCTATAACAAAATAATAATTTATCCATGTCAAAATCTACTAGTCATTATTTAGATACAGTACTAAAACTCTATTCAGAACTTTTAATAGCTAACTGAAGAGCTTTTTCAAGCTGTTCTGATGTGTATACATCACGAAGGACTAAAGGCTGATTTGCTTTTTCACCAGATGGGAATATGGCTGTCACAGGAATACTTACACTACCTAAAGCTCTTAATAATGCTTCAGCTTCACTATGCTTATTTGTTAAATCGACTTTTATAAGCTTTATACCATACTCATTAACCAACTGTTCAAGAAAAGATGTTGTTAATACTGTTTTTTCAAGTAGTTTACATGTTGGACACCAATCTGCTGTAAACTCTACAAGCATTGGAGTTAAACCAAGTTCTTTCCTAAACTTTGTATCAGAATATGACAGCCAATGTGCTTTTTCAGCAGGATGAAAACTCCACCACACAGACATTGCAATCATACAACTAACTACTACCCCTACAACCACTCTTTGAGTACTAGATACAGAAAGTCCACCCAAAACTCCCCAACACCATACAGCAAAAGCTGCTATTAGAAGAGTTACTATTGCTTGAATTAACATTGTTTCTGGTAAAATAGAAAGTAAATAAATAGTGGTACCTAAAAGGAAAAAGCCTACAAGTTGTTCAAGAGTTCCACACCATGCACCAGGTCTAGGTAAAAATCGAATGGCTTGAGGCTTAAAGGCAAAAATAATGTATGGAAGAGACATACCTAGCCCTGTAGCTAAAAATACAATAAATATTATATAAAATGGCTGTAACACAGCCCAACCTAGAACACCCCCTAACAAAGGACCACTACAAGGAGTTGCAAGCAAGGTTGTCATAACACCTGTAAAATAGGCCTGAATACGTGGAAAACTTGTTGTTTCTATTTTGAAATCAATAATAGGAAGTGTAAAAAAACCAAAGAGAGACAATGCTAAAATAAAAACAATAAGCATTAAACCATAAACAACTGGTACACTTTGAAAAAAGCCACCCCATGCTAATTCAAGAACTTCCACACCTAATGCTAACATAACAAACCAACTGAGAATTCCAGCTGCAAATAATAAATTTTGCTCCCTAACATAACGGAAACAATGCTCTCCTTTATACCCAAGATGAGAAAGAATAAAAGAAAACTTTAGTGTTAAAACAGGAAGCACACATGGCATAATATTTAAAATAAGTCCTGCAAGGAATCCAAAAAGTAGTGCAAGCTCAATACGTGTAGGTTCAAGCCCAGACTGAAAATAACGAGGATGCAAATCCCATGGGAAAAGACTTTCTGCAATATCTGTTGTTTGTTCTGTAGAGTCTATCAAGTGTTCTGATTCTGCTGTATGAACAACAGGATTTGTATATAATAGATATGTATCCTCCCATGGAACTTCATCAATACTAGGTAAAGGGTTAGGAAGTGTAATTGGAATAGTACGATTAACAGGCATACAATGTTTAGAAGAACATAATAATAAAGATAACTGTACTTCTGACTCAGGCGTTAATGCATCTCTCTGCACCTGCAAAAAAATAGGGAATTCGCCACTATAAACTTTCTTTATGCTTATACCAGAAGAAACATCTTCATGGATTTCTCCTTCAGGATAAAAAATTCTACTCTGAAGGATAGTTCCTGATGAATTTTGAAGGACAACTTTTGTTGGAAGTCCTTCTTTTTCATTATGAGTGTATGTATAATAGTTATCATCTACTGTTAATACCATTTTAATAATAACAGTTTCAGGAGAAGTTCCTGTATCAAGAGCATATGCAAATTTTACATCTAATGGTGAATATGTTATGTCTGCTGCTACTGGATGGCTTATCGACAAACAAAAAATAAAGTAAAATAATAGTAGATAAATAATACGATACTGTCGCATACAACCAGTATTCCTTACTATATAATATAAAAAACTTGACTTAACTTTTTACTATCGATAAACAGCTCTTCATACTTACCTGAAATATGGGCCATTAGCTCAATTGGTAGAGCAGCTGACTCTTAATCAGTTGGTTCGGTGTTCAAGTCACCGATGGCCCACCATTTTTTATACAATTCTGAGATACTCATTAATATATTTAATTATGTATAAAAGAAATAGTACACTAATTTTAACTTCTACGCCCTAACCATTATATATAAATATAATTATAAATGGTTGCCTGATGTAAATCAATAACTATCCATAAACTGCATGAAATCTATTAGATAACGCTTTACTATAACTTTCTAAAGTTTCTGATAAAAAAAGTTCACTTGTCTGTGACTTCATTCTATTTGAAGAAATATCTACTAACCATTTACGCCATGAACTATTAACAATAGCTTTTTGTATTACTTTCTTTAATGCTAGTATGTTTCCTGGTTCTACCAGTGCCTCCAAAGGAAGCAAGTCTGGCATTACACCTACATTTGTAGATATAAGAGGCCGTTTACAAGCTATAATTTCTAGTGCAGCTCTTGCTATAGTTTCTGAACTTAGTGAAGCTATTACTCCAAGATCCATTGCCGATAAATAATCAGTAATACTTTGTACATAACCTGTAATTATTACATATGGTTCAATCTTAGCTTCTTTTATCCAAACTTCAACCTCTTCTTTACTTATAGTTGTAGGAAACCCAATAAGTAATAAGCGAATAGATGTATACCCTTCTTGAATCAATAATGCGATAGCATTAATAAGCTCTTTTTGGCCTTTTACCCTATCAAAGCGCCCTAATAAACCAATGACAAAATGATTTGCTGTAAATCCATATTTAGAACGTACTATTCTTCTTCCTAATTCAGAAAAATAAAAACGTTGGTTATCAACACCACCAATAATAGTATCTATTAATGATTCTTTTACATTAAGTAATGACGTAATATGAGAACTCATTTTTGTATTTGTAGTAATTATGGCATCGGTCATACTTCTATAAAGAAGTTTATTAAAAATATTTCTCTTTGGTAAACGTTGATCACCACGAGTTCTTACTAGTGCATAGTTACCTTTCTTTCTTAATATCCCCCATAAAAAAACAGCCTCCCCTCTATGACAGTTTACGATATTTGGCTTGAACACCTTAATTTGTTGATATATACTTTGAATAAGTTTAAAAAAAATAAAAGGACATTTTGTATTTAATGGAAGTGGAATAGGAGAAAGGCCCATTTCAACAGCTTTATAGTGTGTTTCAGTATTATTAAGAGTCAAAACAAGTGTTTTATGTCCAGCTTTTATAAGAAGACGTGATAACTCAAGAGCATACCAGGCTGTTGCATTGAACCATCGAACATTAATAACTTGTATTGTTCTTAAACATTCTGGCGTTGAATAAAATAGTGATTTTGGAGTTGTTATAGCCATAATGTAAAAATATAGCATTATAATAATGCTTCATCAATCTAGATAATATTACCTTAAATGATAAGAAAAAACTATAAAAACAGCTAGTTATAAAATAGATTACAATTGAAAATATACATATTTTTTATTATCTAAAAAATATGAATAAATATAAGGGGCAGTTATGGCTCATACAAATAAACATTATCTTGATTTACCTGGCTCTTATTTTTTTACAGAGATCAACCAACGAGTTAACACATATAAAAAAACACACCCAGAAAAATCAATTATTCGTTTGAGTATTGGTGATGTAACACGTCCTCTTGTCCCTGCAGTTATTAAAGCACTTCATGATGCTACTGATGAAATGGGACAACCTTCTTCTTTTCATGGATATGGTCCAGAACATGGATATGAATTCCTTATAGGCGAAATCATAGCTAATGATTATACGTCTAGAAATGTTCATATTGAAGCAGATGAAATATTTGTAAGTGATGGTACTAAATGTGATATTGCTAACATCCAAGAACTCTTTGACCCCTCTGATACAGTAGCTATTATTGATCCTGTATACCCTGTGTATATTGATTCAAATGTGATGTCTGGAAGACTTGGAAAGCTTATAAATGGTATATGGTCAAAACTCATCTATCTTCCATGTACTATAGAAAATAATTTTATCCCTGAACTTCCAACACAACATCCAGATATCATCTATCTTTGTTATCCTAATAATCCTACAGGAACAGTATTATCAAAGGACCAGCTTACCATTTGGGTAAATTATGCAAAAAAAGAAGGAGCTATTATTCTTTTTGATGCTGCTTACGAGGCGTATATTACAGATCCTACTATTCCACATAGTATCTATGAAATAGATGGAGCTAAAGAAGTTGCTATTGAGTTTCGAAGCTTTTCAAAAACAGCAGGATTTACTGGATTACGTTGTGCTTATACTGTTATACCTAAAGAGCTTAAAGCAAATACAAGAGAAGGTAATGAACAATACCTTAATATGATGTGGAATCGTCGGCAAACTACAAAGTACAATGGATGCTCATATATTGTACAAAAAGCTGCAGCTGCAATCTATACTCCTGAAGGACAAAAACAAATCCAAGAATCTATCCAATACTATATGAAAAATGCCTTAATTATACAAAATGCAATTACACAAATGGGTATTACTGCTGTTGGTGGTATAAATGCTCCATATGTCTGGATAAAAACACCTGACAACCTAAGCTCATGGGATTTCTTTGATCTTCTTTTACAGAATGCTGGAGTTGTAGGAACGCCAGGAGTAGGTTTTGGACCTCATGGTGAGGGATACTTCCGACTCACAGGCTTTGGATCATATGAAGATACCAATAAAGCCATTGAACGTATTCAAAAGGCTCTTTTAATATAAAACAATGTAGAAATTCAATACACTTTAAAAGTTAACTACTCAACCTACACAATAAAAGTAAATGACTATCTTAACTCTGTCATAGAACACGTTTAGATTTCAGAAGAACTTTTTGTTTTGGTAATAAATTTTTATCAACTACGTTATCTATCCAATCTCTGAACTGCTTCTCACTACACTCTAGCTGCTCAGTATTTGTATATGAAGATGACGTATAAGGAATAACTTTTAACTGTTGTTTAAAAAACTTTTGTGGATACCCTACTGGACTTACAATTGCTTCTAACTCCTGGCAAACATAATGAATTTTTACAATGTTACCATTAGGAGTTTCCCATAATGTAAACATCAACATCCCCCCAGGAGGTGTCCCATTTGGAGGATAACCATGTATCTTCCACTGTAAGTTTAATAGCCCTGCAATAGATTGTATATTACCCTCATGCCCTGAAAATATAACTAATTTTGCTTTATTAATATTAGAATCTACATCTGAGCTTGTTAATGCATCAGCAATTGCATTCAATAATAAACTTCCTCTACTTGTAGCCATCTCAGGAAGCCTGTTTACAATATTAGATAACGTATTATAAATAGGGTAAAGCTGTTCTAGTTGTTCATAAGATATGTTCAAATTAGTTTGATTACCCCTTGGCCATTCTCCTTGCATAA
The sequence above is drawn from the Lawsonia intracellularis PHE/MN1-00 genome and encodes:
- a CDS encoding HIT family protein, producing MSMSNQTDCIFCNIIQKKIPCVSIYNSDNFIALLDINPVNKGHTLIVPTQHVETMFDIDPSLGTDLLSIMQHIGPAIMKATNAEGVNVIQNNYVAAGQEVPHLHWHIIPRFIGDSRIRWEKGKYKNHQEMIDIATNINSIIYNDYS
- a CDS encoding protein-disulfide reductase DsbD family protein, whose product is MRQYRIIYLLLFYFIFCLSISHPVAADITYSPLDVKFAYALDTGTSPETVIIKMVLTVDDNYYTYTHNEKEGLPTKVVLQNSSGTILQSRIFYPEGEIHEDVSSGISIKKVYSGEFPIFLQVQRDALTPESEVQLSLLLCSSKHCMPVNRTIPITLPNPLPSIDEVPWEDTYLLYTNPVVHTAESEHLIDSTEQTTDIAESLFPWDLHPRYFQSGLEPTRIELALLFGFLAGLILNIMPCVLPVLTLKFSFILSHLGYKGEHCFRYVREQNLLFAAGILSWFVMLALGVEVLELAWGGFFQSVPVVYGLMLIVFILALSLFGFFTLPIIDFKIETTSFPRIQAYFTGVMTTLLATPCSGPLLGGVLGWAVLQPFYIIFIVFLATGLGMSLPYIIFAFKPQAIRFLPRPGAWCGTLEQLVGFFLLGTTIYLLSILPETMLIQAIVTLLIAAFAVWCWGVLGGLSVSSTQRVVVGVVVSCMIAMSVWWSFHPAEKAHWLSYSDTKFRKELGLTPMLVEFTADWCPTCKLLEKTVLTTSFLEQLVNEYGIKLIKVDLTNKHSEAEALLRALGSVSIPVTAIFPSGEKANQPLVLRDVYTSEQLEKALQLAIKSSE
- a CDS encoding LL-diaminopimelate aminotransferase; this encodes MAHTNKHYLDLPGSYFFTEINQRVNTYKKTHPEKSIIRLSIGDVTRPLVPAVIKALHDATDEMGQPSSFHGYGPEHGYEFLIGEIIANDYTSRNVHIEADEIFVSDGTKCDIANIQELFDPSDTVAIIDPVYPVYIDSNVMSGRLGKLINGIWSKLIYLPCTIENNFIPELPTQHPDIIYLCYPNNPTGTVLSKDQLTIWVNYAKKEGAIILFDAAYEAYITDPTIPHSIYEIDGAKEVAIEFRSFSKTAGFTGLRCAYTVIPKELKANTREGNEQYLNMMWNRRQTTKYNGCSYIVQKAAAAIYTPEGQKQIQESIQYYMKNALIIQNAITQMGITAVGGINAPYVWIKTPDNLSSWDFFDLLLQNAGVVGTPGVGFGPHGEGYFRLTGFGSYEDTNKAIERIQKALLI
- a CDS encoding glycosyltransferase family 4 protein; the protein is MLYFYIMAITTPKSLFYSTPECLRTIQVINVRWFNATAWYALELSRLLIKAGHKTLVLTLNNTETHYKAVEMGLSPIPLPLNTKCPFIFFKLIQSIYQQIKVFKPNIVNCHRGEAVFLWGILRKKGNYALVRTRGDQRLPKRNIFNKLLYRSMTDAIITTNTKMSSHITSLLNVKESLIDTIIGGVDNQRFYFSELGRRIVRSKYGFTANHFVIGLLGRFDRVKGQKELINAIALLIQEGYTSIRLLLIGFPTTISKEEVEVWIKEAKIEPYVIITGYVQSITDYLSAMDLGVIASLSSETIARAALEIIACKRPLISTNVGVMPDLLPLEALVEPGNILALKKVIQKAIVNSSWRKWLVDISSNRMKSQTSELFLSETLESYSKALSNRFHAVYG
- a CDS encoding elongator complex protein 3, which gives rise to MYTNIKTYSFQLGVLGEKKYNRIIPIFLPFEGCPHRCIFCAQDKQTGLGYGGSKISLSDNLANLFTRLKKEKNTFSSEKLLPEIAFYGGTFTLLPTASMQLCLNMVKQCLAEGLISGARCSTRPDAVSPAILTKLKAAGINLIELGVQSFSNIALSLVRRGYTQHIIKEGCYNILSAGLRLGIQLLPGMPGSTAEVFLNDVEQSLEQNPACLRFYPCLVVDGTQLADIWRKGLYQPWDINTTVKILGKGLVRAWSKKIPVIRLSLAPEDTLEASILAGPRHPALGSMIQGEALFHLIYEKVKQIGQSPSSVCLPSFCKGFFYGHAGMLKKHWASIGINSVNIQWSNTINYGKLIFL
- a CDS encoding integration host factor subunit alpha, with the protein product MNNVLTKVDIIDAIYEKINNNKADIKNIVETLLSIMKQAIKTDNTLLISGFGKFEAYSKHTRKGRNPQTDEAITLPSRKVIVFRLSKKFRTELNKL
- a CDS encoding 16S rRNA (guanine(527)-N(7))-methyltransferase RsmG, with amino-acid sequence MPISSLVPLTEIRQYCLQLGFSLSDQEIESLRGYLCLLTKWNKVMNLVGFTTWKTICSNLIIDSFHLAIFIRSLSLPTDPLCWDFGSGAGLPGIPLRIIWKEGSYWLVESREKRAIFLKTLLAQYPLTQTYVYCGRVEEFMLANCLSDVALIVSRAFMPWQALLKLIEKKISFKGVIVLLLNDIPKNIDSCWYIQTTYPYSIGGEKRFFVALKKAS
- a CDS encoding histidine-type phosphatase, which encodes MSKVFQEFYQQYKEVQEIQKELEKPLGLIVDILGPCPKETCKKYGLPEGCTILDIPSSVFFNKKKKKLKFIGGLHFASVATECFLFMQGEWPRGNQTNLNISYEQLEQLYPIYNTLSNIVNRLPEMATSRGSLLLNAIADALTSSDVDSNINKAKLVIFSGHEGNIQSIAGLLNLQWKIHGYPPNGTPPGGMLMFTLWETPNGNIVKIHYVCQELEAIVSPVGYPQKFFKQQLKVIPYTSSSYTNTEQLECSEKQFRDWIDNVVDKNLLPKQKVLLKSKRVL